A genomic window from Salvia hispanica cultivar TCC Black 2014 chromosome 5, UniMelb_Shisp_WGS_1.0, whole genome shotgun sequence includes:
- the LOC125187004 gene encoding nascent polypeptide-associated complex subunit alpha-like protein, producing MTQQSHEELLAHHLEQQKIDNDEPIIEDEEDEEDDDEEEDEDNAEGELDASGKSKQSRSEKKSRKAMLKLGMKPIPGVSRVTVKKSKNILFVISKPDVFKSPNSDTYVIFGEAKIEDLSSQLQTQAAEQFKVPNFVPAAPKAEPTTEIQDDEDVDETGVEPKDVELVMTQAGVSRARAVKALRDADGDIVSAIMELTN from the exons ATGACTCAACAGTCCCACGAGGAGTTATTGGCCCACCATCTTGAGCAACAGAAGATTGAT AACGATGAGCCTATAATTGAGGATGAGGAGGATGAGgaggatgatgatgaagaagaagacgaagacAATGCTGAAG GAGAGTTAGATGCCAGTGGTAAGTCAAAGCAGAGCCGTAGTGAGAAGAAAAGTCGCAAGGCAATGCTAAAGCTGGGGATGAAGCCAATCCCGGGGGTCAGCCGAGTCACTGTGAAGAAGAGCAAGAAC ATCTTATTTGTCATCTCAAAGCCAGACGTCTTCAAGAGCCCAAACTCAGATACTTATGTCATCTTTGGCGAAGCCAAGATTGAGGATCTGAGCTCACAATTGCAGACTCAAGCTGCAGAGCAGTTCAAGGTTCCCAACTTCGTCCCTGCTGCACCAAAGGCAGAGCCAACAACAGAAATTCAAGATGACGAAGATGTAGACGAGACAGGTGTTGAACCCAAGGATGTCGAGCTGGTCATGACACAAGCCGGGGTTTCAAGGGCTAGGGCCGTCAAAGCTCTCAGGGATGCAGATGGAGACATTGTCTCCGCCATCATGGAGCTCACAAACTAG
- the LOC125187005 gene encoding nascent polypeptide-associated complex subunit alpha-like protein — protein MTQQSQEELLAHHLEHQKIDNDEPIIEDEEDDDDDDEDDDDVEGQEDGSGRSKQSRSEKKSRKAMLKLGMKPIPGVSRVTVKKSKNILFVISKPDVFKSPNSDTYVIFGEAKIEDLSSQLQTQAAEQFKVPNINQAAPKAEPAVVIQDDEDVDETGVEPKDIELVMTQAGVSRARAVKSLKEANGDIVSAIMELTN, from the exons ATGACTCAACAATCCCAGGAGGAGTTATTGGCCCACCATCTTGAACATCAGAAGATTGAT AATGATGAGCCTATAATTGAGGACGAAGAGGATgacgacgatgatgatgaagatgatgatgatgttgaaG GACAAGAAGATGGCAGCGGTAGGTCAAAGCAGAGTCGCAGTGAGAAGAAAAGTCGCAAGGCAATGCTAAAGCTAGGAATGAAGCCAATCCCAGGGGTCAGCCGAGTAACTGTGAAGAAGAGCAAGAAT ATCCTATTTGTCATCTCAAAGCCAGATGTCTTTAAGAGCCCGAACTCAGATACTTATGTTATCTTTGGTGAGGCAAAGATTGAGGATCTAAGCTCTCAACTGCAGACTCAAGCAGCAGAGCAGTTCAAGGTTCCCAACATCAACCAAGCTGCACCAAAGGCAGAGCCAGCAGTTGTAATtcaagatgatgaagatgtaGACGAAACTGGTGTTGAACCCAAGGACATTGAGCTGGTGATGACACAAGCTGGGGTTTCGAGAGCTAGGGCTGTCAAATCTCTCAAGGAAGCCAACGGAGACATAGTCTCTGCCATTATGGAGCTTACAAACTAG
- the LOC125187006 gene encoding probable E3 ubiquitin-protein ligase RHC1A — MGSIRVYSKNGSTTSNSWTSVDFVVSGTGTLTVSSNRGVVARGVGVEQIPEQAIRKPAPKSAISALPKVKVSKEHIHADSTCAVCKEKFELGSQARKLPCKHIYHSDCIVPWLQRHSSCPICRLPVTRDNGKVATLRRWSCFCSFGC; from the coding sequence ATGGGTTCGATCAGGGTGTATTCCAAAAATGGTTCAACGACCAGCAATTCGTGGACTTCTGTGGATTTCGTTGTCAGTGGAACTGGCACCCTCACCGTGTCCAGCAATAGAGGCGTGGTAGCGAGGGGTGTTGGCGTGGAACAAATCCCCGAGCAAGCCATTCGAAAACCAGCTCCAAAATCTGCTATCAGTGCCTTACCAAAGGTCAAGGTTTCCAAGGAGCACATTCATGCAGATTCCACCTGCGCCGTGTGCAAGGAAAAATTCGAGCTCGGGTCTCAGGCGAGGAAGCTTCCGTGCAAGCATATCTACCACTCAGACTGCATCGTACCATGGCTTCAACGCCACAGTTCGTGCCCTATTTGCCGCCTGCCCGTCACTAGGGATAATGGTAAGGTTGCTACACTCAGGCGTTGGTCGTGTTTTTGCTCCTTTGGCTGCTAG
- the LOC125186984 gene encoding E3 ubiquitin-protein ligase RZF1-like isoform X1, whose product MYILAPSLNFLFLSFPSPELKISTSIHTELQVRSNLNSQSGCGGSKKGGRERDRMPSERGTHWCYSCRASVTLRRRNAECPNCRGSFIEELEDTTGVPDEEYIQEPRFMEAATSFLRRHRAVVSNISERASQNGNSWNSFLVFSGDMPPTMPGSGSLVEFLNETLGFRRQNGGDYFIGPGVEEFFEQVTSDSSRQPASRPSIDALPTVKISRRHVRADSTCAVCKERFEMGSQARKLPCKHLYHSDCIAPWLQQRSSCPVCRQQITDGGSDQATRRRWSLSWPFGSSRSGSSRQGRGGEPSHQHVQRPIQY is encoded by the exons atgtatatacttGCTCCCTCTCTGAATTTCCTGTTCTTGTCGTTTCCATCTCCTGAATTAAAG ATCTCCACTTCCATTCATACAGAATTGCAAGTACGAAGCAATCTAAACTCTCAGAGTGGTTGTGGAGGTAGCAAGAAAGGagggagagaaagagataGGATGCCGAGTGAAAGGGGAACTCATTGGTGTTATAGCTGTAGGGCAAGCGTCACTCTCCGGAGGAGAAATGCGGAATGCCCCAACTGCCGTGGAAGTTTCATCGAAGAGCTCGAGGATACAACAGGTGTACCAGATGAGGAATACATCCAAGAGCCGAGGTTCATGGAGGCAGCCACAAGCTTCCTAAGGCGGCACAGGGCTGTCGTGAGCAACATATCCGAGAGAGCCTCTCAGAATGGCAACTCTTGGAACTCATTCCTCGTTTTCAGTGGAGACATGCCGCCCACAATGCCCGGCAGTGGCAGCCTAGTGGAGTTCCTAAACGAGACTCTGGGGTTCAGACGACAGAATGGGGGCGACTACTTCATTGGACCCGGCGTGGAGGAGTTCTTCGAGCAAGTCACCAGCGATAGCAGCCGTCAACCGGCTTCAAGACCCTCCATCGATGCCCTGCCAACTGTCAAGATCTCGAGGAGGCACGTTCGTGCAGATTCCACCTGTGCTGTGTGCAAAGAGAGATTCGAGATGGGGTCGCAAGCGAGGAAGCTTCCTTGCAAGCATTTGTATCACTCCGACTGCATTGCCCCGTGGCTGCAGCAGCGCAGCTCCTGCCCCGTCTGCCGCCAGCAGATAACTGACGGTGGCAGTGATCAAGCAACAAGGAGGCGTTGGTCTTTGTCGTGGCCGTTTGGCTCGTCTCGTTCCGGTAGTAGCCGTCAGGGAAGAGGTGGAGAACCTAGCCACCAGCATGTTCAGAGGCCTATTCAGTATTAA
- the LOC125186984 gene encoding E3 ubiquitin-protein ligase RZF1-like isoform X2 — MPSERGTHWCYSCRASVTLRRRNAECPNCRGSFIEELEDTTGVPDEEYIQEPRFMEAATSFLRRHRAVVSNISERASQNGNSWNSFLVFSGDMPPTMPGSGSLVEFLNETLGFRRQNGGDYFIGPGVEEFFEQVTSDSSRQPASRPSIDALPTVKISRRHVRADSTCAVCKERFEMGSQARKLPCKHLYHSDCIAPWLQQRSSCPVCRQQITDGGSDQATRRRWSLSWPFGSSRSGSSRQGRGGEPSHQHVQRPIQY; from the coding sequence ATGCCGAGTGAAAGGGGAACTCATTGGTGTTATAGCTGTAGGGCAAGCGTCACTCTCCGGAGGAGAAATGCGGAATGCCCCAACTGCCGTGGAAGTTTCATCGAAGAGCTCGAGGATACAACAGGTGTACCAGATGAGGAATACATCCAAGAGCCGAGGTTCATGGAGGCAGCCACAAGCTTCCTAAGGCGGCACAGGGCTGTCGTGAGCAACATATCCGAGAGAGCCTCTCAGAATGGCAACTCTTGGAACTCATTCCTCGTTTTCAGTGGAGACATGCCGCCCACAATGCCCGGCAGTGGCAGCCTAGTGGAGTTCCTAAACGAGACTCTGGGGTTCAGACGACAGAATGGGGGCGACTACTTCATTGGACCCGGCGTGGAGGAGTTCTTCGAGCAAGTCACCAGCGATAGCAGCCGTCAACCGGCTTCAAGACCCTCCATCGATGCCCTGCCAACTGTCAAGATCTCGAGGAGGCACGTTCGTGCAGATTCCACCTGTGCTGTGTGCAAAGAGAGATTCGAGATGGGGTCGCAAGCGAGGAAGCTTCCTTGCAAGCATTTGTATCACTCCGACTGCATTGCCCCGTGGCTGCAGCAGCGCAGCTCCTGCCCCGTCTGCCGCCAGCAGATAACTGACGGTGGCAGTGATCAAGCAACAAGGAGGCGTTGGTCTTTGTCGTGGCCGTTTGGCTCGTCTCGTTCCGGTAGTAGCCGTCAGGGAAGAGGTGGAGAACCTAGCCACCAGCATGTTCAGAGGCCTATTCAGTATTAA
- the LOC125187679 gene encoding calmodulin-binding protein 25-like: MASYDHLLAEQPWSYRPAYPDTWLSDLFTMENETLTKALHTSISGAEISSGMLHSVYSKADTTPVHTPTVSGVSENEALVSKQRRVAPISGGRVAKRKARPSKRAATTTFYNADPENFMWMVQEVTGAKIGGSSASASAVSRPEPRRAADGFPTLDTSAAFMLDASASYAAAATDGGAREHYFDSLCNFPTLESWEA, encoded by the coding sequence ATGGCGTCTTACGATCATCTCCTGGCGGAGCAGCCGTGGTCCTACCGCCCGGCGTATCCCGACACATGGCTTTCCGATCTATTCACAATGGAAAACGAAACCCTAACGAAGGCGCTGCACACCTCCATCTCCGGCGCCGAGATCTCATCCGGAATGCTGCACTCTGTCTACTCCAAGGCGGACACGACGCCGGTTCACACGCCGACGGTCTCCGGCGTGTCGGAGAACGAGGCTCTCGTCTCGAAGCAGCGGCGAGTGGCTCCGATCTCCGGCGGCAGGGTGGCGAAGCGCAAGGCGCGGCCGTCGAAGCGCGCGGCGACAACGACGTTCTACAACGCGGATCCGGAGAATTTCATGTGGATGGTGCAGGAGGTGACCGGCGCGAAGATCGGCGGCTCCAGCGCTTCCGCTTCGGCGGTGTCTAGACCGGAGCCGCGGAGAGCGGCGGACGGATTCCCGACGCTGGACACGTCGGCGGCGTTCATGCTCGACGCCTCGGCTTCGTACGCTGCGGCGGCGACCGACGGCGGAGCGAGGGAGCATTACTTCGACTCTCTCTGTAACTTCCCCACGCTCGAATCGTGGGAAGCTTAG